CCATTTCGGTCAGTAGTGCGGCGCGCGTGCGCAGGCGCTTGATCTGCGGCTGGCTGAGGCTGTCGGGAATCAGCGCCATCAGGTTTGCGCCCCAGTTGCTATCCCGCTGCGCCAGCGCCTCGCACAGCGGCTCCAGTTGACGCCGCGCGATGCGGATATGCGGTGCGGTCAGCCATTCGTACAGGCCCTGGCGGCGCCGCGCCGGCGGCAGTTCGGCGAAGCGTCCGGAGGCGATGTTGAGGCTCCAGAACAGCGGCCGCAGTTCCCGCCGCGACAGCACCGTGTTGCGGCTGCCGGAACGGTAGGGGAGGTTGGCGGCGAGTAGTGCCAGTTCCAGCGGTGCGGATACGGACCACAGGCGCACCAGTACGGCGATGCGGTCCAGCGGCTCGCCCTGCTTTTGCGCGCGACGCAGGTGCTCTACCAGCCAGCGCGCTTCGTTGGCGGTGTGCACCAGCTCTATATCGGTCTGTCGCTCGCCGTCTGCGGACACGCAGAAGATATCCGCGCGCTCGCGGTTGTGGGCGATAAAGTGGTTGGCGGCCAGCGACAGCTGGTTTCCGTAGCGGAAGGTGCGGCTCAACTGGTAGACATTCGACGGCGGAAAGTCGCCATCGAAAAACTTGAGCAGGAAGTCCGGCTTGGAGCCGCGCCACTCGTAGATGGTCTGGTCCGGATCGCCGATGGCGATGACGTTGCAGTTGTGTTTTACCGGGCGGCCGTAGAGTACCCGCAGCAGGAAGTGCTGCACCTCGTTGATGTCCTGGTACTCGTCGACGAGGATATCCTCGTAGTGGCCGCCGTACTGGTCGGCCATTGCCGGCTCCATGCTCAGCAGCGTGGCCGGGTCGTAGATCAGGTCGGCGTAGGTGACCGCGCGGCGCTCGCGCCGCCAGTCCTCGAAGTGGCGGAACACCTTGAGGAAATAGAAATACTCGTCGCTGAGTTTGAGTTCGCGGAAGGCGCTCAGGTCGCCGCCGAGAATCGTCTTGGTGTAATCGATAAACAGTTCCACTGCCTCGATTTCCGACTGCTTGCGCGCGCGGATATCCTCCAGCTCCGCCGGCGGCGCGCAGGCCTCGATGGATTTCCAGATCTGCAGTTGTATCGTCGACTGTGGCAGGGGTTTGAGCTCAGCCGGAGCGATATGCCGGTTGGCGATCATCCGCTGGTAGAGGCGGTAGCCGAGGCTGTGGAAAGTGTGCACCGCCGGCGTCGCGCGGCCGTCGAGCAGCTGTTGCAGGCGCTGCTCGAAATCCTCGCGGGCACCGCGGTTGTACATCAGCACCAGCATGCGCCCGGCGCTGGTGCCGGCGTCGAGGCGGTTGCGCACATAATGCAGCAGCGCGGTAGTCTTGCCGGAGCCGGCCACGGCGATGATCTTGGCGTGGCCGCCGGGGTGGTCGGCAATGGCCTGCTGTTCTTCCGTAAGCGCGCTCGCGTGCATGAAACCGCCTGCTCAAATACTGGATATTTTGCCAGTATCCGGCAGTGGTGGACAAGAGGCGAACAGGAGGCAAACAAGGGTCGAGCAAATGGTGAGGCGCGGGATACGCTCAGGCA
This region of Microbulbifer sp. SAOS-129_SWC genomic DNA includes:
- a CDS encoding ATP-dependent helicase; its protein translation is MHASALTEEQQAIADHPGGHAKIIAVAGSGKTTALLHYVRNRLDAGTSAGRMLVLMYNRGAREDFEQRLQQLLDGRATPAVHTFHSLGYRLYQRMIANRHIAPAELKPLPQSTIQLQIWKSIEACAPPAELEDIRARKQSEIEAVELFIDYTKTILGGDLSAFRELKLSDEYFYFLKVFRHFEDWRRERRAVTYADLIYDPATLLSMEPAMADQYGGHYEDILVDEYQDINEVQHFLLRVLYGRPVKHNCNVIAIGDPDQTIYEWRGSKPDFLLKFFDGDFPPSNVYQLSRTFRYGNQLSLAANHFIAHNRERADIFCVSADGERQTDIELVHTANEARWLVEHLRRAQKQGEPLDRIAVLVRLWSVSAPLELALLAANLPYRSGSRNTVLSRRELRPLFWSLNIASGRFAELPPARRRQGLYEWLTAPHIRIARRQLEPLCEALAQRDSNWGANLMALIPDSLSQPQIKRLRTRAALLTEMENWRGLAGELLRRQLGELDYLSGIADDSFTRQQGEERQQTILAFCQFLDRLKQRPADALAHLQELQRQHREGEQSAADAVQITTMHQAKGLEWDRVIIPSLTQHHMPYQPQRDFSTPASLESERRLLYVAMTRARCQLYLLAPPVSNEAGDEQQQPSLFLQEMQLPLCAAVDGALRARPETLHSNVPVSRQAVLYMEACDYRPELDAPPPVVQKPALGDGIRHRKLGHGRVTKWEDERVEILFSDKKTRRFDWDKLAPFLV